A window of the Scophthalmus maximus strain ysfricsl-2021 chromosome 8, ASM2237912v1, whole genome shotgun sequence genome harbors these coding sequences:
- the LOC118312194 gene encoding uncharacterized protein LOC118312194 isoform X1 has product MQFSASSCCKVAHAHVDMQRYWWPGFEIQLLAELQRQQNSAQFCDTLLQTEGISVPTHSCILSALSPYLSQKLSSSPSPPSGQKHQLQLTAVKPQTLLKLVGLLYSGELEVRGDVEQNDVLALARQLGIRYFVEGHKDDRGERAEVWEKRLGLGGCREIGFLAEESGRRDESRKMRDTQVHAEMAERRDTDAPAEKQSCISTGTHTVEAGEKLVGSASDLCRQATHPTPGPVAPNLDSSVVLQLQSITLDKQFRSTPCPVIPGVPSGTPSDGISPLNPSSGIVINPTSTPALPCDISSNENSNSPSHQEDGAYQQSPVCRDSSQVLAQDGTNLQNGKRNGEMADDRREAEQLSQLNAGEVPGEEGARSIDKRHAHAGVGMKSLAKMKQMQQMMETTQISIKVKLRRRTKGEVWEVVNLQGTDETLSVLTSLKQDGSNHKSPKTDLSKVPPPPSTVQPESYVLQPTSANSPKFPPHPNTSSDSQAPSRDCFTPNQNNVPGVSPLLQCQGSVEESDEQIEKLLEDIMMGLNILPNLERDCKRSHYVQPSREGGPAICQVPVTHKDAGHSPGRTVAGCVLYQDLGTPNCSSTNAGIRCCFTAPNQPSCSSLSSVLPDPALIQQQQECSSQYHSSVRSMWQRDGMGHQSTPLSKSQECVHPKAPTARSVVPSAFFSAGQKIHYPLPAFQELSSQASRHNLEFLPLTHGNESKSMSLSFPCMTDLRLPRCLSPLEPRTSSTKYLFALHNPMNLGDKIPQQPSLHGRPWLTENPGSLQSTITHRKNQSASLPQDTNCCSPSEQRQDHLELKPVNGGTLVESCTVKEVEEREAVFANQQNAPELKSKPRKIKDRDTTGEAIAPKRKKTKHSSHKQDAAGSLLAYKDVKVSNATKSQINLSICQVSLASNNVLAKEREMAASSSKTPSKFVGKPDELLLVTESKREKSRRPGENTNQTRIRTRGFLKKTQESLSDLSQKMCLVAKPVAPRAVKKLGVVGRKRGRPSKKKNLEELTPLNNKPAVVEMKSHNQESHLQMDNLPKEDLEKGDKTKQRCPKRRMNRSTEVEMVPLKKTINVERKHDDVDINGLSPDLRKLWIPKQPRTVILKEFQKLIKKRHSKTRKSKESHKTDTTERAAEKEGMAGRDCTFEGSTKEVDTDVAQHQDRSRSEESQVTYSVTVDKNHNQIFNGSADDNRKSQREDTGSSTSKEIRLLGGEDHPVFLFDALEEEVAKLEAEREQPLKNHDGRTSDTGVSKTTQQAANHNEGVYHSDLPQDQPTDHNLQPQTPGRAGPPLSVAGGISRTSGCKEEEDEEEEEVDILCFSPVKVQTTEDELHNVEIIPDEEEEEDANEIDVTGDEAE; this is encoded by the exons ATGCAGTTCTCTGCGTCATCATGTTGCAAAGTTGCACA tgCCCATGTGGACATGCAGAGATACTGGTGGCCGGGCTTTGAGATACAGCTTctggcagagctgcagagacaacAGAACAGCGCCCAATTCTGTGATACCCTGTTACAAACTGAGG GTATTTCAGTTCCCACCCACAGTTGTATCCTCTCAGCTCTCAGCCCTTACCTGTCTCAGAAGctgtcctcctccccgtcccctcCGTCCGGCCAGAAACATCAGCTCCAACTCACGGCCGTGAAGCCCCAGACCCTGCTGAAGCTGGTCGGTCTGCTGTACTCTGGGGAACTGGAGGTAAGAGGGGATGTCGAGCAGAACGACGTGCTGGCGTTAGCCCGCCAGTTAGGGATCAGATACTTCGTAGAGGGACATAAAGACGATAGGGGAGAGAGGGCAGAAGTCTGGGAGAAGAGACTGGGTCTCGGAGGTTGCAGAGAGATTGGCTTTCTTGCAGAAGAAAGCGGGAGAAGGGATGAAAGCAGGAAAATGCGAGACACACAAGTTCATGCTGAGATGGCTGAAAGGAGGGACACGGATGCtccagcagaaaaacaaagttgcaTATCTACAGGAACACATACGGTTGAAGCTGGTGAAAAGTTAGTGGGCAGTGCTAGTGATCTCTGCAGACAAGCTACACATCCAACCCCAGGGCCTGTGGCTCCGAATTTGGATTCCTCAGTCGTTTTGCAACTTCAAAGCATTACTCTTGACAAACAATTTCGCTCCACTCCCTGCCCAGTCATTCCCGGCGTGCCCAGTGGCACACCAAGCGATGGAATATCTCCATTAAACCCGTCCTCTGGCATTGTAATAAATCCCACGTCAACTCCAGCTTTGCCCTGCGACATTTCTTCAAATGAAAACTCAAACTCCCCAAGCCATCAAGAGGACGGCGCCTACCAGCAGTCGCCTGTGTGTAGGGACAGCTCACAGGTTTTGGCCCAGGACGGGACAAACctgcaaaatggaaaaagaaatggcGAGATGGCTGACGACAGAAGAGAAGCAGAGCAGCTAAGCCAGCTTAACGCTGGTGAGGTgccaggagaagaaggagcaaGGTCTATAGACAAGAGGCATGCACATGCCGGTGTTGGGATGAAGAGCCTGGCCAAGATGAAACAGATGCAGCAGATGATGGAGACCACACAGATTTCTATCAAG GtgaagctgaggaggaggactaAAGGAGAGGTTTGGGAGgtggtgaacctgcaaggcacaGACGAGACCTTGTCGGTTCTTACTTCCCTGAAGCAG GATGGCTCCAACCACAAAAGCCCGAAGACAGACCTTTCAAAggtcccgccccctccctccactgTGCAGCCAGAGTCCTACGTTCTTCAACCTACCTCCGCCAACTCCCCCAAATTCCCACCTCACCCCAACACCTCTTCTGACTCCCAGGCGCCCTCTCGCGACTGCTTCAccccaaaccaaaacaatgtaCCTGGGGTGTCCCCGCTCCTCCAGTGTCAGGGCTCTGTAGAGGAGTCTGATGAGCAGATAGAGAAGCTGCTAGAGGACATCATGATGGGCCTCAACATCCTGCCCAACCTGGAGAGGGACTGCAAGAGGTCTCATTACGTTCAGCCTAGCCGAGAGGGAGGACCGGCCATCTGCCAGGTCCCAGTTACGCACAAAGACGCTGGTCACAGTCCAGGGCGCACTGTAGCAGGGTGTGTGCTTTACCAGGACTTGGGGACACCAAATTGCTCATCAACAAATGCAG GTATCCGCTGTTGTTTCACAGCTCCAAACCAGCCCAGCTGCTCAAGCCTTTCATCTGTACTACCGGATCCTGCTCTGatccaacagcagcaggagtgcTCCTCACAGTATCATTCATCTGTCAGATCCATGTGGCAGAGAGATGGAATGGGCCATCAGAGTACGCCCCTGTCCAAAAGTCAAGAATGTGTACATCCCAAAGCACCTACAGCAAGATCAGTTGTACCCTCAGCGTTCTTCTCTGCTGGGCAGAAAATCCATTACCCATTACCAGCATTCCAGGAATTGTCTTCACAAGCCAGTCGGCACAACCTTGAGTTTTTACCCCTGACTCATGGGAATGAATCAAAGTCCATGTCCCTGTCCTTCCCTTGCATGACCGATTTGCGGCTTCCTCGATGTCTCTCTCCATTAGAGCCACGTACCTCATCAACAAAATATCTGTTTGCCCTCCACAACCCAATGAACCTGGGTGATAAAATTCCGCAACAGCCATCTCTACATGGGCGACCCTGGCTCACAGAAAACCCTGGCTCACTACAGAGTACTATCACACACCGAAAAAATCAAAGTGCGTCCTTACCACAGGACACAAACTGTTGCAGTCCGTCAGAGCAAAGGCAGGATCATCTGGAGTTGAAGCCAGTCAATGGGGGAACCTTGGTAGAATCTTGTACTGTCAaagaggtggaagagagagaagcagtATTTGCTAATCAGCAAAATGCTCCAGAGCTGAAATCTAAACCCAGGAAGATAAAGGATCGTGACACTACAGGGGAGGCAATAGCACCTAAAAGGAAGAAGACAAAGCACTCGAGTCATAAGCAAGATGCTGCTGGTTCTCTCTTGGCATACAAAGATGTAAAAGTCAGTAATGCAACAAAGAGTCAAATCAACTTGAGCATTTGTCAAGTCAGTTTGGCAAGCAACAATGTGCTGGCgaaggaaagagaaatggcCGCAAGCTCTTCAAAAACTCCATCTAAATTTGTAGGAAAACCAGATGAACTGCTGTTAGTCAcagaaagtaagagagagaagagcaggcGGCCTGGGGAGAATACTAACCAAACTCGGATCAGAACCAGAGGTTTTTTGAAGAAGACTCAAGAGTCACTAAGTGACCTAagccaaaaaatgtgtttagttGCAAAACCTGTGGCCCCTAGAGCAGTAAAAAAACTAGGAGTCGTAGGACGGAAACGTGGAAgaccatcaaagaaaaaaaaccttgaagaGCTTACCCCTCTGAACAACAAGCCTGCTGTTGTTGAAATGAAGAGCCACAATCAAGAAAGTCATCTGCAAATGGACAATTTGCCAAAGGAAGATTTGGAAAAgggggacaaaacaaagcaaaggtGCCCAAAAAGGAGGATGAATAGAAGTACAGAAGTGGAGATGGTTCCACTGAAGAAGACCATAAATGTTGAAAGAAAGCATGACGATGTAGACATTAATGGCCTAAGCCCCGACTTAAGAAAACTGTGGATACCCAAACAGCCACGGACGGTCATTCTGAAGGAGTTTCAAAAGCTTATTAAAAAGCGACACTCAAAAACAAGGAAGTCAAAAGAAAGCCATAAAACAGATACAACTGAAAGAGCTGCAGAAAAGGAAGGGATGGCTGGCAGGGATTGCACTTTTGAAGGCTCAACTAAGGAGGTGGACACAGACGTTGCTCAGCATCAAGACAGGAGCCGGAGTGAAGAATCTCAGGTCACCTACAGTGTCACCGTCGATAAAAATCACAATCAAATCTTCAACGGATCAGCCGACGACAATAGGAAATCCCAGCGAGAAGACACGGGAAGCTCTACCAGTAAGGAGATCAGATTGTTAGGTGGTGAGGACCATCCAGTGTTTCTCTTTGATGCCTTGGAAGAAGAGGTGGCCAAGTTGGAAGCTGAGAGGGAGCAGCCGCTGAAGAATCATGATG GAAGAACCAGTGATACAGGagtttcaaaaacaacacagcaggcCGCCAACCACAATGAAGGCGTGTATCACAGTGACCTGCCTCAGGACCAGCCAACAGATCACAACTTGCAGCCACAGACACCTGGGAGAGCGGGTCCCCCTCTGTCAGTTGCTGGTGGGATCAGCAGAACGTCAGGctgcaaagaggaggaggacgaagaggaggaggaggtggatattctgtgtttttctccagtCAAAGTGCAGACCACAGAGGATGAACTTCACAATGTGGAGATAATTccggatgaagaggaggaggaagatgcgAATGAGATTGATGTGACTGGAGATGAAGCAGAGTAA
- the LOC118312194 gene encoding uncharacterized protein LOC118312194 isoform X2 translates to MQRYWWPGFEIQLLAELQRQQNSAQFCDTLLQTEGISVPTHSCILSALSPYLSQKLSSSPSPPSGQKHQLQLTAVKPQTLLKLVGLLYSGELEVRGDVEQNDVLALARQLGIRYFVEGHKDDRGERAEVWEKRLGLGGCREIGFLAEESGRRDESRKMRDTQVHAEMAERRDTDAPAEKQSCISTGTHTVEAGEKLVGSASDLCRQATHPTPGPVAPNLDSSVVLQLQSITLDKQFRSTPCPVIPGVPSGTPSDGISPLNPSSGIVINPTSTPALPCDISSNENSNSPSHQEDGAYQQSPVCRDSSQVLAQDGTNLQNGKRNGEMADDRREAEQLSQLNAGEVPGEEGARSIDKRHAHAGVGMKSLAKMKQMQQMMETTQISIKVKLRRRTKGEVWEVVNLQGTDETLSVLTSLKQDGSNHKSPKTDLSKVPPPPSTVQPESYVLQPTSANSPKFPPHPNTSSDSQAPSRDCFTPNQNNVPGVSPLLQCQGSVEESDEQIEKLLEDIMMGLNILPNLERDCKRSHYVQPSREGGPAICQVPVTHKDAGHSPGRTVAGCVLYQDLGTPNCSSTNAGIRCCFTAPNQPSCSSLSSVLPDPALIQQQQECSSQYHSSVRSMWQRDGMGHQSTPLSKSQECVHPKAPTARSVVPSAFFSAGQKIHYPLPAFQELSSQASRHNLEFLPLTHGNESKSMSLSFPCMTDLRLPRCLSPLEPRTSSTKYLFALHNPMNLGDKIPQQPSLHGRPWLTENPGSLQSTITHRKNQSASLPQDTNCCSPSEQRQDHLELKPVNGGTLVESCTVKEVEEREAVFANQQNAPELKSKPRKIKDRDTTGEAIAPKRKKTKHSSHKQDAAGSLLAYKDVKVSNATKSQINLSICQVSLASNNVLAKEREMAASSSKTPSKFVGKPDELLLVTESKREKSRRPGENTNQTRIRTRGFLKKTQESLSDLSQKMCLVAKPVAPRAVKKLGVVGRKRGRPSKKKNLEELTPLNNKPAVVEMKSHNQESHLQMDNLPKEDLEKGDKTKQRCPKRRMNRSTEVEMVPLKKTINVERKHDDVDINGLSPDLRKLWIPKQPRTVILKEFQKLIKKRHSKTRKSKESHKTDTTERAAEKEGMAGRDCTFEGSTKEVDTDVAQHQDRSRSEESQVTYSVTVDKNHNQIFNGSADDNRKSQREDTGSSTSKEIRLLGGEDHPVFLFDALEEEVAKLEAEREQPLKNHDGRTSDTGVSKTTQQAANHNEGVYHSDLPQDQPTDHNLQPQTPGRAGPPLSVAGGISRTSGCKEEEDEEEEEVDILCFSPVKVQTTEDELHNVEIIPDEEEEEDANEIDVTGDEAE, encoded by the exons ATGCAGAGATACTGGTGGCCGGGCTTTGAGATACAGCTTctggcagagctgcagagacaacAGAACAGCGCCCAATTCTGTGATACCCTGTTACAAACTGAGG GTATTTCAGTTCCCACCCACAGTTGTATCCTCTCAGCTCTCAGCCCTTACCTGTCTCAGAAGctgtcctcctccccgtcccctcCGTCCGGCCAGAAACATCAGCTCCAACTCACGGCCGTGAAGCCCCAGACCCTGCTGAAGCTGGTCGGTCTGCTGTACTCTGGGGAACTGGAGGTAAGAGGGGATGTCGAGCAGAACGACGTGCTGGCGTTAGCCCGCCAGTTAGGGATCAGATACTTCGTAGAGGGACATAAAGACGATAGGGGAGAGAGGGCAGAAGTCTGGGAGAAGAGACTGGGTCTCGGAGGTTGCAGAGAGATTGGCTTTCTTGCAGAAGAAAGCGGGAGAAGGGATGAAAGCAGGAAAATGCGAGACACACAAGTTCATGCTGAGATGGCTGAAAGGAGGGACACGGATGCtccagcagaaaaacaaagttgcaTATCTACAGGAACACATACGGTTGAAGCTGGTGAAAAGTTAGTGGGCAGTGCTAGTGATCTCTGCAGACAAGCTACACATCCAACCCCAGGGCCTGTGGCTCCGAATTTGGATTCCTCAGTCGTTTTGCAACTTCAAAGCATTACTCTTGACAAACAATTTCGCTCCACTCCCTGCCCAGTCATTCCCGGCGTGCCCAGTGGCACACCAAGCGATGGAATATCTCCATTAAACCCGTCCTCTGGCATTGTAATAAATCCCACGTCAACTCCAGCTTTGCCCTGCGACATTTCTTCAAATGAAAACTCAAACTCCCCAAGCCATCAAGAGGACGGCGCCTACCAGCAGTCGCCTGTGTGTAGGGACAGCTCACAGGTTTTGGCCCAGGACGGGACAAACctgcaaaatggaaaaagaaatggcGAGATGGCTGACGACAGAAGAGAAGCAGAGCAGCTAAGCCAGCTTAACGCTGGTGAGGTgccaggagaagaaggagcaaGGTCTATAGACAAGAGGCATGCACATGCCGGTGTTGGGATGAAGAGCCTGGCCAAGATGAAACAGATGCAGCAGATGATGGAGACCACACAGATTTCTATCAAG GtgaagctgaggaggaggactaAAGGAGAGGTTTGGGAGgtggtgaacctgcaaggcacaGACGAGACCTTGTCGGTTCTTACTTCCCTGAAGCAG GATGGCTCCAACCACAAAAGCCCGAAGACAGACCTTTCAAAggtcccgccccctccctccactgTGCAGCCAGAGTCCTACGTTCTTCAACCTACCTCCGCCAACTCCCCCAAATTCCCACCTCACCCCAACACCTCTTCTGACTCCCAGGCGCCCTCTCGCGACTGCTTCAccccaaaccaaaacaatgtaCCTGGGGTGTCCCCGCTCCTCCAGTGTCAGGGCTCTGTAGAGGAGTCTGATGAGCAGATAGAGAAGCTGCTAGAGGACATCATGATGGGCCTCAACATCCTGCCCAACCTGGAGAGGGACTGCAAGAGGTCTCATTACGTTCAGCCTAGCCGAGAGGGAGGACCGGCCATCTGCCAGGTCCCAGTTACGCACAAAGACGCTGGTCACAGTCCAGGGCGCACTGTAGCAGGGTGTGTGCTTTACCAGGACTTGGGGACACCAAATTGCTCATCAACAAATGCAG GTATCCGCTGTTGTTTCACAGCTCCAAACCAGCCCAGCTGCTCAAGCCTTTCATCTGTACTACCGGATCCTGCTCTGatccaacagcagcaggagtgcTCCTCACAGTATCATTCATCTGTCAGATCCATGTGGCAGAGAGATGGAATGGGCCATCAGAGTACGCCCCTGTCCAAAAGTCAAGAATGTGTACATCCCAAAGCACCTACAGCAAGATCAGTTGTACCCTCAGCGTTCTTCTCTGCTGGGCAGAAAATCCATTACCCATTACCAGCATTCCAGGAATTGTCTTCACAAGCCAGTCGGCACAACCTTGAGTTTTTACCCCTGACTCATGGGAATGAATCAAAGTCCATGTCCCTGTCCTTCCCTTGCATGACCGATTTGCGGCTTCCTCGATGTCTCTCTCCATTAGAGCCACGTACCTCATCAACAAAATATCTGTTTGCCCTCCACAACCCAATGAACCTGGGTGATAAAATTCCGCAACAGCCATCTCTACATGGGCGACCCTGGCTCACAGAAAACCCTGGCTCACTACAGAGTACTATCACACACCGAAAAAATCAAAGTGCGTCCTTACCACAGGACACAAACTGTTGCAGTCCGTCAGAGCAAAGGCAGGATCATCTGGAGTTGAAGCCAGTCAATGGGGGAACCTTGGTAGAATCTTGTACTGTCAaagaggtggaagagagagaagcagtATTTGCTAATCAGCAAAATGCTCCAGAGCTGAAATCTAAACCCAGGAAGATAAAGGATCGTGACACTACAGGGGAGGCAATAGCACCTAAAAGGAAGAAGACAAAGCACTCGAGTCATAAGCAAGATGCTGCTGGTTCTCTCTTGGCATACAAAGATGTAAAAGTCAGTAATGCAACAAAGAGTCAAATCAACTTGAGCATTTGTCAAGTCAGTTTGGCAAGCAACAATGTGCTGGCgaaggaaagagaaatggcCGCAAGCTCTTCAAAAACTCCATCTAAATTTGTAGGAAAACCAGATGAACTGCTGTTAGTCAcagaaagtaagagagagaagagcaggcGGCCTGGGGAGAATACTAACCAAACTCGGATCAGAACCAGAGGTTTTTTGAAGAAGACTCAAGAGTCACTAAGTGACCTAagccaaaaaatgtgtttagttGCAAAACCTGTGGCCCCTAGAGCAGTAAAAAAACTAGGAGTCGTAGGACGGAAACGTGGAAgaccatcaaagaaaaaaaaccttgaagaGCTTACCCCTCTGAACAACAAGCCTGCTGTTGTTGAAATGAAGAGCCACAATCAAGAAAGTCATCTGCAAATGGACAATTTGCCAAAGGAAGATTTGGAAAAgggggacaaaacaaagcaaaggtGCCCAAAAAGGAGGATGAATAGAAGTACAGAAGTGGAGATGGTTCCACTGAAGAAGACCATAAATGTTGAAAGAAAGCATGACGATGTAGACATTAATGGCCTAAGCCCCGACTTAAGAAAACTGTGGATACCCAAACAGCCACGGACGGTCATTCTGAAGGAGTTTCAAAAGCTTATTAAAAAGCGACACTCAAAAACAAGGAAGTCAAAAGAAAGCCATAAAACAGATACAACTGAAAGAGCTGCAGAAAAGGAAGGGATGGCTGGCAGGGATTGCACTTTTGAAGGCTCAACTAAGGAGGTGGACACAGACGTTGCTCAGCATCAAGACAGGAGCCGGAGTGAAGAATCTCAGGTCACCTACAGTGTCACCGTCGATAAAAATCACAATCAAATCTTCAACGGATCAGCCGACGACAATAGGAAATCCCAGCGAGAAGACACGGGAAGCTCTACCAGTAAGGAGATCAGATTGTTAGGTGGTGAGGACCATCCAGTGTTTCTCTTTGATGCCTTGGAAGAAGAGGTGGCCAAGTTGGAAGCTGAGAGGGAGCAGCCGCTGAAGAATCATGATG GAAGAACCAGTGATACAGGagtttcaaaaacaacacagcaggcCGCCAACCACAATGAAGGCGTGTATCACAGTGACCTGCCTCAGGACCAGCCAACAGATCACAACTTGCAGCCACAGACACCTGGGAGAGCGGGTCCCCCTCTGTCAGTTGCTGGTGGGATCAGCAGAACGTCAGGctgcaaagaggaggaggacgaagaggaggaggaggtggatattctgtgtttttctccagtCAAAGTGCAGACCACAGAGGATGAACTTCACAATGTGGAGATAATTccggatgaagaggaggaggaagatgcgAATGAGATTGATGTGACTGGAGATGAAGCAGAGTAA
- the timm10 gene encoding mitochondrial import inner membrane translocase subunit Tim10 has product MDPMKAQQLAAELEVEMMADMYNRMTNACHRKCVPPHYKEAELTKGESVCLDRCVAKYLDLHERLGRKLTDLSVQDEEMMRKAAVGSG; this is encoded by the exons ATGGATCCCATGAAGGCACAGCAGCTGGCGgcggagctggaggtggagatgaTGGCTGACATGTACAACCG AATGACCAACGCCTGCCACAGGAAGTGTGTACCGCCACACTACAAGGAGGCAGAGCTGACCAAGGGGGAGTCCGTGTGCCTGGACCGCTGCGTGGCCAAATACCTGGACCTCCACGAGAGGCTGGGACGCAAGCTGACAGATCTCTCAGTCCAGGACgaggagatgatgaggaaggcAGCTGTTGGGAGTGGCTAG